In Acaryochloris marina S15, a single genomic region encodes these proteins:
- a CDS encoding type II toxin-antitoxin system HicB family antitoxin gives MLSYKGYNAKLEVDEESGAIGGMVLDMKGTIHFEGTTVAEATQAFYDSVDDYLAFCTELGQEPEKQYSGNFSTRTTPELHRLAILQAHNIGTSLNGYVESLIAKDTKDLQKKISAS, from the coding sequence ATGCTTAGTTATAAAGGCTACAACGCCAAACTAGAAGTGGATGAAGAAAGTGGCGCGATCGGCGGCATGGTTCTAGACATGAAAGGGACCATCCACTTTGAGGGCACTACCGTTGCAGAGGCGACCCAAGCATTTTATGACTCAGTGGATGATTATCTAGCCTTCTGTACAGAGTTGGGCCAGGAGCCCGAAAAACAGTATTCCGGTAACTTCTCCACTCGCACTACACCTGAACTGCATCGATTAGCCATTCTTCAGGCCCATAATATAGGCACCAGTTTAAATGGATACGTTGAATCCCTAATCGCAAAAGATACCAAGGATTTGCAGAAGAAAATATCAGCTTCTTAG
- a CDS encoding type II toxin-antitoxin system HicA family toxin, producing the protein MNSKQRKILERLFADPISGNIRWSDIESLLVALGATITEGNGSRIRVVLGDLPAIFHRPHPEPTAGKLLVKAVRKYLKDAGVENA; encoded by the coding sequence GTGAACAGTAAACAACGAAAAATCCTCGAACGTTTATTTGCAGACCCTATTTCAGGAAATATTAGGTGGTCTGATATTGAGAGCCTGTTAGTCGCATTGGGGGCAACGATCACCGAAGGTAATGGCTCCCGGATCAGAGTAGTACTGGGAGATCTCCCTGCTATATTCCATCGACCTCATCCTGAACCGACTGCAGGTAAGTTATTGGTTAAAGCCGTCCGTAAATATCTCAAAGATGCAGGTGTAGAAAATGCTTAG
- the alaS gene encoding alanine--tRNA ligase, which translates to MVASLSGAQIRQTFLDFYAAKGHKILPSASLVPEDPTVLLTIAGMLPFKPIFLGQREAEVPRATTSQKCIRTNDIENVGKTARHHTYFEMLGNFSFGDYFKEQAIAWAWELSTEVYKLPPERIVPSVFEEDDEAFAIWRDKIGIPEHRIQRMGADDNFWASGSTGPCGPCSELYYDFHPEKGDENIDLEDDTRFIEYYNLVFMEYNRDSDGKLTPLKNKNIDTGMGLERMAQILQGVPNNYETDLIFPIIETAAKIPGIQYKKTNAKNKTSLKVIGDHVRSVVQMIADGITASNVGRGYILRRLIRRVVRHGQLIGIDGAFITQVAETAIASLEVAYPEVREREKIIKPELEREEAQFLKTLNRGEKLLAEMMAKKPKQISGKDAFDLYDTYGFPLELTQEIAAEQGLTVDEKGFAKAMKEQQDRGRSAHKTIDLTVQSALEQLATTIHPTDFLGYTDFSAQAKVVALLVNGESVKQAKAGTEVQIALDQTPFYAESGGQIGDRGYLNGKDVVVRIEDVQKESNIFIHYGRIERGTLKTGASLTAQIDLACRRQVQAHHTATHLLQAALKNIVDESIGQAGSLVSFDRLRFDFNYTQPVTSAQIQEIETQINTWIAEAHGTETEVMPIADAKAKGAVAMFGEKYGAEVRVMDVPGVSMELCGGTHVGNTSEIGLFKIVTEAGVASGVRRIEAIAGPAVLEYLNIRDAVVRDLSDRFKAKLEELPERITTLQSDLKTTQKQLDALKAELALAKSEQLLDQAQPAGAVKVIVSQLEGVDPESLKTAAERLLQKLGEGAVVLGSVPAEGKVSLVAAFSPKVIEQGLQAGKFVGAIAKQCGGGGGGRPNLAQAGGRDPSKLADALADAHKQLLSQLK; encoded by the coding sequence ATGGTTGCGTCTCTTAGCGGTGCTCAAATCCGGCAAACCTTCCTCGACTTCTATGCCGCCAAAGGCCACAAAATTTTACCCAGTGCCTCCTTGGTGCCCGAAGATCCGACCGTTCTGCTCACCATTGCCGGAATGTTGCCCTTCAAACCCATCTTCTTAGGACAACGAGAAGCTGAAGTACCCAGAGCTACCACCTCCCAGAAATGTATTCGCACCAACGACATTGAGAATGTCGGCAAAACTGCCCGCCACCATACCTACTTTGAAATGCTGGGCAACTTCAGCTTTGGGGATTACTTCAAAGAACAGGCCATTGCTTGGGCTTGGGAATTGTCTACAGAAGTGTATAAGCTTCCCCCCGAACGCATTGTGCCGAGTGTGTTTGAAGAAGATGACGAAGCCTTTGCGATCTGGCGGGACAAGATTGGTATTCCCGAACATCGGATTCAGCGTATGGGAGCTGACGATAACTTCTGGGCTTCGGGGTCAACTGGGCCTTGTGGTCCCTGTTCTGAGTTGTACTATGACTTTCACCCAGAGAAAGGGGATGAGAACATCGATCTAGAGGATGACACCCGGTTTATTGAGTACTACAACCTGGTTTTCATGGAGTACAACCGAGATAGCGATGGGAAACTCACCCCCCTCAAAAATAAGAATATTGATACGGGTATGGGCCTAGAACGGATGGCCCAGATTTTGCAGGGAGTGCCGAATAATTACGAGACGGATTTGATCTTTCCGATTATCGAAACCGCTGCCAAAATTCCTGGCATTCAATATAAAAAGACCAACGCTAAAAACAAGACTTCATTAAAGGTGATTGGCGATCATGTGCGGTCCGTGGTCCAGATGATTGCGGATGGAATTACTGCCTCTAATGTCGGGCGAGGATATATATTACGAAGACTGATTCGCCGAGTGGTTCGCCATGGGCAACTGATTGGCATTGACGGAGCATTTATTACCCAAGTGGCTGAAACGGCGATTGCTTCTCTGGAAGTTGCCTATCCTGAAGTCCGAGAACGGGAAAAAATTATCAAGCCAGAGTTAGAGCGGGAAGAAGCCCAATTCCTAAAGACCCTGAATCGGGGTGAGAAACTCTTGGCTGAAATGATGGCTAAAAAGCCCAAGCAAATTTCAGGTAAAGATGCCTTTGACCTTTATGACACCTACGGTTTTCCCCTGGAGCTAACTCAAGAAATTGCAGCAGAGCAGGGACTGACGGTAGACGAAAAAGGCTTTGCCAAAGCGATGAAAGAACAACAAGATCGCGGTCGCAGTGCCCATAAAACCATCGACTTAACAGTACAAAGCGCCCTGGAACAACTCGCCACCACCATTCACCCCACAGACTTTTTGGGCTATACCGATTTCTCGGCTCAGGCTAAAGTCGTAGCCCTGCTCGTCAATGGAGAATCTGTTAAACAGGCTAAAGCCGGGACTGAGGTCCAAATTGCCCTTGACCAAACCCCCTTCTATGCTGAATCTGGGGGACAGATTGGCGATCGTGGCTACCTCAACGGCAAAGATGTCGTGGTGCGGATTGAAGATGTTCAGAAAGAGTCGAATATTTTCATTCACTATGGCCGCATTGAGCGGGGCACCTTGAAAACCGGAGCCTCCCTCACCGCCCAAATTGACTTGGCCTGCCGTCGCCAAGTACAAGCCCATCACACCGCCACCCATTTGCTGCAAGCCGCCCTCAAGAATATTGTCGATGAGTCCATTGGCCAAGCCGGATCATTAGTCTCCTTTGATCGGTTGCGTTTTGACTTTAACTACACTCAGCCCGTTACGTCTGCCCAGATTCAAGAAATCGAAACCCAAATCAATACTTGGATTGCGGAAGCCCATGGTACGGAAACAGAGGTGATGCCTATTGCCGATGCTAAGGCCAAGGGAGCTGTGGCCATGTTTGGGGAAAAGTATGGAGCCGAAGTGCGGGTTATGGATGTTCCTGGTGTCTCCATGGAACTCTGCGGAGGTACCCATGTGGGCAATACCTCTGAAATTGGCCTGTTCAAAATTGTGACGGAGGCCGGGGTGGCCTCAGGCGTGCGCCGAATTGAGGCCATTGCTGGACCTGCGGTTCTAGAGTATTTGAATATCCGAGATGCCGTGGTCCGGGATTTGAGCGATCGGTTTAAGGCGAAGCTAGAAGAGCTGCCTGAAAGAATTACCACTCTCCAATCAGACCTCAAAACCACCCAGAAACAGCTCGATGCCTTGAAAGCTGAATTAGCCTTGGCGAAGTCAGAGCAGCTTCTGGATCAGGCACAACCCGCAGGTGCAGTGAAAGTCATTGTTTCCCAACTAGAAGGGGTTGATCCAGAATCCTTAAAAACCGCAGCAGAACGGCTACTCCAAAAACTAGGTGAAGGGGCTGTTGTTTTAGGGTCTGTGCCTGCTGAAGGCAAAGTGAGTTTAGTG